From the genome of Geobacter sp. SVR, one region includes:
- a CDS encoding Sir2 family NAD-dependent protein deacetylase, with protein sequence MLERAAEIIRNAEAFVITAGAGMGVDSGLPDFRGDQGFWKAYPMYARLGLSFADAANPQHFERDPAFGWGFYGHRTNLYRATIPHQGFHIIRRWIELNQAAYFVVTSNVDGQFGKAGFANDSILEVHGSIHHLQCIKPCTRDIWDNRERIVVDPATMRTSSLPRCPHCGTVSRPNILMFGDWSWLPDRTSGQEARFERFMEAQAGKPMAVIEMGAGTAIPTIRATSERLGWQHADTTVIRINPREPDIKPPHISLACGALEGLQKLDEALQHQGGRQNFGH encoded by the coding sequence GTGCTGGAACGCGCGGCCGAGATAATCAGGAATGCCGAAGCCTTCGTCATCACGGCCGGAGCCGGCATGGGGGTCGATTCGGGCCTGCCTGATTTCCGCGGCGACCAGGGCTTCTGGAAGGCCTATCCGATGTACGCCCGGCTCGGGCTCTCGTTTGCGGATGCCGCCAATCCACAGCACTTCGAGCGCGACCCGGCCTTTGGCTGGGGGTTTTACGGCCACCGCACCAATCTCTACCGGGCCACCATCCCCCATCAGGGGTTCCACATCATCAGACGCTGGATCGAGTTGAACCAGGCAGCTTATTTTGTGGTGACATCCAACGTGGATGGGCAGTTCGGCAAGGCGGGATTCGCCAATGACAGCATACTGGAGGTGCATGGTTCGATCCACCACCTCCAGTGCATCAAGCCCTGCACCCGGGACATCTGGGACAACCGGGAGAGGATCGTGGTCGATCCCGCTACCATGCGGACCTCCTCGCTCCCCCGCTGCCCGCACTGCGGCACCGTCAGCAGGCCCAACATTCTCATGTTCGGGGACTGGTCCTGGTTGCCGGACCGTACCAGCGGCCAGGAGGCGCGCTTCGAGCGGTTCATGGAAGCTCAGGCGGGCAAACCCATGGCGGTGATCGAAATGGGGGCAGGAACGGCAATTCCGACCATCCGGGCCACCTCCGAGCGCCTGGGCTGGCAGCATGCCGATACCACGGTCATACGCATCAATCCGCGTGAGCCTGACATCAAACCGCCGCACATTTCACTGGCCTGCGGCGCGCTGGAAGGGCTGCAAAAGCTGGATGAGGCATTGCAGCACCAGGGTGGCAGGCAGAACTTTGGGCATTGA
- a CDS encoding DUF968 domain-containing protein: MLQKVKPIRDKAYLDFIRNLPCIICGHVGSEAHHEATMGNGTMGGKPGDDRTLPLCYRHHAFGGTARYPGSRHGMGKLAGRSFWGLYDIDPEAWIIRLNSAFQKSMGRAVGQK; the protein is encoded by the coding sequence ATGCTGCAAAAAGTGAAGCCTATTCGGGATAAAGCCTATCTGGATTTTATCCGTAACCTGCCCTGCATCATTTGCGGCCATGTTGGTTCCGAGGCGCATCACGAGGCAACTATGGGCAATGGCACAATGGGTGGAAAGCCGGGTGATGATCGTACCTTGCCCCTCTGTTACAGACATCATGCTTTCGGCGGTACGGCAAGATACCCCGGCAGCAGGCATGGGATGGGTAAACTCGCGGGGCGTAGTTTTTGGGGACTTTATGACATCGATCCAGAAGCCTGGATAATTCGTCTTAACTCAGCTTTTCAAAAATCTATGGGCCGCGCAGTCGGGCAAAAATAG
- a CDS encoding helix-turn-helix transcriptional regulator yields the protein MKEKKTFPRVTKLLLENAVQAGSVNAVVRKTGLSHNTVTGYIEGRTEPSHKSLELIGQAYGKTVAWLRNDKEEDTPIPPGLVDMSYVTATKRNLWAIIRDLPEERAKALLKFLQP from the coding sequence GTGAAGGAAAAGAAGACGTTTCCGAGGGTTACGAAACTCTTGCTGGAAAATGCTGTTCAGGCCGGCAGCGTCAATGCCGTCGTGAGAAAAACAGGACTCTCTCACAATACCGTCACCGGTTACATCGAGGGGAGAACCGAGCCGTCACACAAAAGCCTGGAGTTGATCGGGCAGGCTTACGGCAAAACTGTCGCATGGCTGAGAAATGACAAAGAAGAAGACACGCCGATCCCCCCCGGCCTAGTAGACATGTCGTATGTCACCGCCACGAAACGCAATCTATGGGCGATCATCAGGGATTTACCAGAGGAACGGGCAAAGGCATTGCTCAAGTTCCTGCAGCCTTGA
- a CDS encoding integrase arm-type DNA-binding domain-containing protein, giving the protein MPLTDAKVRNAKPSAKPVKLSDSAGMYLMVTPAGGKCWRLKYRFNGKEKTLALGMYPEVTLGDAREKRDAARKLLANDIDPGEQKKNRRAAASLASANTFESIALEWHEKFKHEWTEEHATRLLNRLKANAFPWIGARPITEIEAPDILSIMNRAEKRSLEVAHRVKTCCGQIFRYAIATGRAKRNPIPDLQGALPRVKNKHYAAPTDPKTVGPMLRAFEDYDGSAIVKAALLLAPLLFVRPGELRAAEWSEIDLDAAEWNIPAERMKMRVVHLVPLSSQTIEILKGLQPLTGRGRYVFTSHRSPLRCMSENAVNAALRRMGFERDEITGHGFRATARTILDEILGFRPDIIEHQLAHKVKDPNGRAYNRTAHIETRRKMMQTWADYLDELKAAGT; this is encoded by the coding sequence ATGCCGCTTACTGATGCCAAGGTCCGCAATGCAAAACCGTCTGCCAAGCCCGTCAAGCTCTCCGACTCGGCGGGGATGTATCTCATGGTTACGCCGGCTGGCGGTAAATGTTGGCGCCTGAAGTATCGCTTCAACGGCAAGGAGAAGACTCTCGCTCTGGGTATGTATCCAGAGGTTACGCTCGGGGACGCTCGGGAAAAGCGGGATGCAGCGAGGAAACTCCTCGCGAACGATATTGATCCTGGAGAGCAGAAGAAGAATCGGCGGGCCGCTGCATCTTTGGCATCTGCGAATACCTTTGAGTCAATCGCTCTGGAGTGGCATGAGAAATTCAAGCATGAATGGACGGAGGAACATGCCACACGTCTTCTCAATCGACTGAAGGCGAACGCTTTTCCCTGGATTGGGGCGCGACCGATCACCGAGATCGAGGCACCGGATATTCTATCGATCATGAACCGGGCAGAGAAAAGAAGCCTGGAGGTTGCTCATCGGGTCAAGACGTGCTGTGGTCAGATCTTCCGCTATGCAATAGCGACGGGACGAGCAAAGCGGAATCCTATCCCGGATCTTCAAGGCGCTCTCCCACGGGTGAAAAATAAACACTATGCGGCACCAACAGACCCGAAGACAGTCGGGCCGATGCTCCGCGCCTTCGAGGATTATGACGGCTCCGCCATTGTCAAGGCTGCTCTGCTACTGGCCCCCCTGCTCTTCGTGCGTCCTGGCGAACTCAGGGCGGCGGAATGGTCTGAAATAGACCTTGACGCTGCTGAGTGGAACATCCCCGCGGAGAGGATGAAAATGAGGGTTGTTCATCTGGTCCCCCTCTCCTCTCAGACAATCGAGATCCTGAAGGGACTCCAGCCATTGACAGGCCGGGGGCGGTACGTGTTCACATCCCATCGTTCTCCGCTACGGTGCATGTCGGAGAACGCCGTCAATGCGGCGCTGCGACGTATGGGATTCGAGAGGGACGAGATTACCGGCCACGGTTTCAGGGCGACGGCGCGGACAATCCTCGATGAGATCCTCGGTTTCCGGCCCGACATCATCGAGCATCAACTCGCGCACAAGGTCAAGGACCCGAACGGCAGAGCCTACAACCGAACGGCACATATCGAAACGCGCCGGAAGATGATGCAGACCTGGGCGGATTACTTGGACGAGCTCAAGGCTGCAGGAACTTGA
- a CDS encoding DUF1015 domain-containing protein, whose product MAVIKPFKGLRPPRKLADKVAALPYDVMNVEEARAMAAGNSDSFLHISRPEIDLPAHIDPHDEPVYVQGQRNLQEFIDRGLLVQDDQECFYVYRQKMGIIVQTGLVVCASVDDYQSGVIKKHEHTRADKEEDRVKHIDYLDANDEPVFYLSRSCSEVEEIIAGVIAAEPEYDFTTDDGVSHTLWIITDSAMIDRLVDLFGAIPRLYVADGHHRSAAAGRVRELRREKNPGHNGQEEYNFFLTVIFPENQLNIMPYNRAVKDLHGLDADGFLAQVASAFEIVPSATPVIPCNRHHFGMYLSGSWYHLHAAPDLVNESDTVERLDVSILQNSLLAPILGIGNPRTDTRIHFVGGIRGNDELVRLVDSQEYAVAFSLFPTSIGELIDLADQDQIMPPKSTWFEPKLRSGLFVHLLS is encoded by the coding sequence ATGGCAGTGATCAAACCCTTCAAGGGACTTCGTCCCCCCAGAAAACTCGCAGACAAGGTAGCGGCGCTGCCCTATGACGTGATGAATGTCGAGGAGGCCAGAGCCATGGCCGCCGGCAATTCCGACAGTTTCCTGCACATTTCCCGGCCCGAGATCGACCTGCCGGCGCACATCGACCCGCACGATGAACCGGTCTATGTCCAGGGGCAGCGCAACCTGCAGGAGTTCATCGACCGCGGGCTGCTCGTCCAGGACGACCAGGAATGCTTCTATGTCTACCGCCAGAAGATGGGCATCATCGTCCAGACCGGCTTGGTGGTGTGCGCCAGCGTCGATGACTACCAGTCCGGAGTGATCAAGAAGCACGAGCATACCCGAGCCGACAAGGAAGAAGACCGCGTCAAACACATCGATTACCTGGATGCCAATGATGAACCGGTTTTCTACCTCTCGCGCAGCTGCAGCGAAGTCGAGGAGATCATTGCCGGCGTGATCGCCGCCGAGCCCGAATACGATTTTACGACCGACGACGGCGTGTCGCACACCCTCTGGATCATCACTGATTCGGCGATGATCGATCGCCTGGTGGACCTGTTCGGCGCCATTCCCCGTCTGTACGTGGCGGACGGACATCACCGCAGCGCCGCTGCCGGCCGCGTGCGTGAACTGCGCCGAGAAAAAAATCCAGGGCACAACGGACAGGAGGAGTACAACTTTTTCCTGACAGTGATCTTCCCCGAGAACCAGCTCAACATCATGCCGTACAACCGGGCGGTCAAAGACCTGCACGGCCTGGATGCGGACGGTTTCCTCGCGCAGGTGGCATCGGCCTTCGAGATTGTGCCCTCCGCCACTCCGGTCATCCCCTGCAATCGCCATCACTTCGGCATGTACCTGTCGGGCAGCTGGTATCACCTGCATGCCGCCCCTGACCTGGTCAACGAGTCCGACACGGTGGAGCGCCTTGACGTATCGATTCTCCAGAACAGCCTGCTGGCTCCTATCCTGGGCATAGGCAATCCCCGCACCGACACCCGCATTCATTTCGTGGGAGGCATTCGCGGCAATGATGAGCTGGTGCGGCTGGTAGACTCACAGGAATATGCGGTGGCATTTTCCCTGTTCCCCACCTCGATCGGCGAACTGATCGACCTGGCCGACCAGGACCAGATCATGCCTCCCAAATCGACCTGGTTCGAACCCAAGCTGCGCAGCGGATTATTCGTGCATCTGCTGTCCTGA
- a CDS encoding AlpA family transcriptional regulator, whose product MQLPETGFLRLPQVLELIPVSKTTWWQGIKDGRYPKGVKLGQRITAWRVEDIKALIEGANHG is encoded by the coding sequence ATGCAACTGCCTGAGACCGGGTTCCTGAGACTGCCCCAAGTCCTCGAACTCATTCCTGTCTCTAAAACTACTTGGTGGCAGGGCATCAAGGACGGCAGGTATCCCAAGGGCGTGAAATTGGGGCAGCGGATTACCGCATGGCGGGTAGAAGACATCAAGGCTCTAATCGAGGGTGCCAATCATGGCTAA
- a CDS encoding AAA family ATPase, translating to MALLREASNEIAYGKVGIMGFAAAGKTRTATEIAIGLHKMIGSQKPVAFLDTETGSDFVLPLFQAAGIKVLVAKAKTFTSLIEFMQEAQQAADIAIVDSITHIWVEIQQAFLDKINKDRQAKGYRKVFRLEFQHWNQIKPEWRRFTDLFLNCPMHVILCGRAGFEYDYEELEQGGKKELIKVGTKMKAEGEMAYEPSLLIEMERFQINPEYQKEAKTRQVINRAFVLKDRSDLLDGRSFDNPTFDTFRSHFEFLNIGGNHRPIDTAASSENLFDNEGRSDWDREKHEKTKALEEIQGLLTSKWPGQSAAEKKAKVDMLESIFGTRSWTTIEDMKLNQLLDGVVALEQKVQEVE from the coding sequence ATGGCCTTACTACGTGAAGCATCAAATGAAATAGCATACGGCAAAGTCGGTATTATGGGATTTGCTGCCGCTGGGAAGACCCGTACCGCTACTGAAATTGCAATTGGGCTTCACAAGATGATCGGGAGCCAAAAACCAGTTGCTTTTCTCGATACTGAAACTGGTTCTGACTTTGTTCTGCCGTTGTTCCAAGCAGCCGGGATCAAAGTTCTTGTAGCGAAAGCCAAAACCTTTACCTCACTGATAGAGTTCATGCAGGAGGCGCAGCAAGCCGCTGATATCGCAATTGTTGACTCCATTACTCACATATGGGTCGAGATTCAGCAGGCTTTCCTGGACAAGATCAACAAGGACCGGCAGGCAAAAGGATACCGTAAAGTTTTTCGTCTGGAGTTTCAACACTGGAACCAGATCAAACCGGAATGGCGGCGATTCACTGACCTGTTTTTGAACTGTCCCATGCATGTCATCCTCTGCGGACGTGCTGGGTTCGAATATGACTACGAAGAGTTGGAACAAGGGGGAAAAAAGGAGCTCATCAAGGTCGGAACTAAAATGAAAGCCGAAGGAGAAATGGCTTACGAACCTTCTCTGTTGATCGAAATGGAGCGGTTCCAGATCAATCCTGAATACCAGAAAGAAGCAAAGACTCGGCAAGTAATCAACCGGGCCTTTGTTCTCAAGGACCGTAGCGATCTCTTGGACGGTCGGTCCTTTGACAATCCCACCTTTGATACTTTCCGCTCACATTTCGAGTTCCTGAACATTGGCGGTAATCATCGTCCAATAGACACAGCCGCTTCATCTGAAAACCTTTTTGACAACGAAGGCCGGTCTGATTGGGACCGAGAGAAGCACGAGAAGACAAAGGCGCTGGAGGAAATACAAGGATTGCTCACTTCGAAATGGCCAGGGCAATCTGCAGCAGAAAAGAAGGCAAAGGTAGATATGTTGGAATCGATTTTTGGCACTCGGAGTTGGACCACCATTGAGGACATGAAACTGAATCAACTCCTTGATGGAGTAGTTGCCCTCGAACAGAAGGTCCAAGAGGTGGAGTAA
- a CDS encoding HNH endonuclease signature motif containing protein, with protein sequence MGYKIHISLLVAFLCYTSAASIPRDDYGRIKRSAAVVRQFKQQTGYNGGRTGYEIDHITPLHRGGCDSVENLQWLTIEEHQEKTRRER encoded by the coding sequence ATGGGTTATAAAATACATATCAGTTTACTGGTCGCCTTCCTCTGCTACACCTCCGCCGCTTCGATCCCCCGCGACGATTATGGCCGGATCAAGCGGAGCGCGGCAGTGGTTCGCCAGTTCAAACAGCAGACCGGATATAACGGCGGACGGACGGGATACGAGATAGACCACATAACCCCCCTGCATCGGGGCGGGTGCGATTCAGTGGAGAACTTGCAATGGCTGACCATCGAGGAACATCAGGAAAAGACGAGGAGAGAGCGGTGA